In the Ferribacterium limneticum genome, CCAGCGCCCGGCGCTGCCATTCGGCCAGCACCTCGGCTTCGGCCAAGCCCACCGTCACGACAAAGGGAAAGCCTTCGACAGCGCGAAAAACGAATATCCGTTTCACACCATCCAGGCCACTCGCACCATGAAAACTGCCCGTAGTTTCCCCTGCCTGCAAATTTGGAAGAATCGGATTGTCAGGCAGTTGGCGACCTTGCCAGCCGGGCAACTCAGGCCAACGAGCAAACAACGCCAGATCCCGACTCCACAGCGCAATAACGCCGTGCGGACCGACATCCAGGGCATGGTAGTAACGTTCGAAATAATCGGCGCGCAATGTAGCCAACACGATGCCAGCAAAGTTTCCGGCGCTGTCCTGCAAGCGACGGGCAAAGACAATCACCACCTCGTTCGTCACGCGAGAAACCAGCGGCGGGGAAATCACCAGCCCGGCATTAGCATCATCGCGGAGACGAATGAAATACGGACGGTCAGCAATATTGACATCAGCCAATGTTCCGCTGGCATCGTAGAGATAGCGACCTTCAGCATCGGCAACCCGAAAGCTGCGCACTTCTGGAAAATGGACAAGATAGCGCTTCAACTCGGATTCCAGGCGCGCACGCGGTGTACGGTCGACCACATCCTGTTGAAAATGCTGCACGAAATCCGAGAGATGAAAATCGACCTTGCTCGCCGCTCCCTGAAGATGGCTCTCCAGCAATTTTCCCAGCGTTTGGCCGATATGTTCGGCTGCCTGCAATTCTCGTTCGCGCGATTGATGAAGATCTTTAGCGACCCATCCGAACAGGGATAGACATAGGAGCGCAACCAGCAGCACACCAGAATGCAAAGAAAAATTCGCCGCCATCTCCCCCCCTGATTGAGCTTAAGCACTCATTTTTTCAGTCTACCACGCGAAACTTGGGTATCCAGGCGAATAAATCACGTTTGCATCGCTTGACGAGACAGTGTCTGAGCCGATGTTACCAATCGCCTGGACAGCCCTGCCCGCAGCGAGCCGGGCAGCACACCATCGAAAAAGGTAGGTGAAATGGCGGGTAGAAATGCAAAACGGCCCGAGAAGGGCCGTTTTGCATCGAATTCTGGCGGAGGAGGCGTCCCCACACTTAGCATCCAAAACGATCCGCCAAACTCTTTAACCACCACTTGTTTACCTCTACTATTCATAGTGTTACACAGAAAATAGTACAATAGCGTCCACAGAAATCTACCGAAATCCCCCTGCAATGTGGTGGGCTAAATGGTGGGCTGAAACATACACAAAGGATGCTATGTCACTCACTGCCAAAGAAATCGAACACGCCAAACCGGGAATGCACGCGGATGGCAACGGCCTGTATCTGCGCGTCCAGGAACGCGGTACCAAAAGCTGGATATTCCGTTTCCAGCTCAACGGCAAGCGGCGGGAAATGGGCATTGGCACACTGGCAGATCATCCCGCAAAATCCGCTCGCGGAAAGGCGGCTGAACTGGGGGCAATGGTTCGCTCAGGGATCGACCCCATCAACCAGCGTGAGCAAGCTCAAGCCGAGGCCATTGCTGCACTCAAGGCATCCCAAGCAAAAGCCATTTCCTTCGACATAGCGGCTGCCGAATATATCAAGACGCACAAGGCAGCATGGAAGAATACCAAGCATGCCCAGCAATGGGAGAACACCCTCGCTGCCTACGCTTCCCCCGTCATCGGCAGCAAACCGATTGACGAGATCACGACCGAAGACGTGCTGCAAATCCTCAAACCGATCTGGACCACCAAGACAGAAACAGCAAGCCGCCTGCGCTCCCGGATCGAATTGATCCTCTCATATGGCAAGGCCATGAAATGGCGACAAGGAGAAAACCCTGCCTTGTGGCGCGGACATCTCGATGCACTCCTGCCCCCGGCAGCCAAGCTCAAGAAAGTACGGCATCACCCCGCCCTGCCTTATGTGCAGATCAGCACCTTCATGAAGGAATTGCGGAAGATACCCGGCTCCGGCGCCAGAGCGCTGGAGTTTGCCATTCTGACTGCAACCCGTTCAGGTGAAGTCCGCTTAGCTACGTGGCGTGAAATCGAACTGGACAAAAAACTCTGGACTGTCCCGGCTGACCGCATGAAGGCCAACCGGGAACATTGGGTTCCACTTTCCCGGCAGGCCATAGCCCTGGTCGAAGCCTTACCGAAGTTTGAGGATTGCCCTTACCTGTTCCCCGGCCCACGGGATCAAAAGCCGCTCTCAGATATGACGCTGACAGCAGTCGTTCGCCGGATGAATACCACGGAGGATGAAGCCCCCATGCCGTGGATAGATCCCAAGAACGGAGACAGCATCGTGCCGCACGGTTTCCGCAGTACGTTTCGCGATTGGTCAGCAGAGGTGGGGCACTACCCGAGGGACCTGGCAGAACATGCCCTGGCGCACAGTCTTCCTGACAAGGTCGAGGCTGCTTATCAACGCGGCACCATGCTGGAGCGTCGAGCGCCGATGATGCAGGATTGGGCGGATTATATTGATCGGAAAGATGAACCGGTGGGGTGATGAAGCGTGGGATTACGCTTTTTTGATTCAACGGTTTTCCTGAGGGTACCGCCCGCCTATGGAAAAATTTCTGATGAATACGACCTTAAGAGAAAAGCGCTCGACACCGACCGTGAATCCGACATAAATGCGATACAAGAAAGTTATTTTAAAAAACTAAAGGAACTTGAACAGACGGATCGGGTGGGGAAGTTCCGATTGATTCCAGAATACGCCCCTGGCGGGTATTTCGTTAGAAGCAGGAATGAGAAATAGGAATGCAGAAGAACAATCGATTCCGAAAAATACGCCAACGAACATCGCCGATTGGGAAAAACTTCGCGAAGATAGGGCCTTCCCTCTTGATCAACCTAACCGCCTATCCGTCGATGTCCACTGTACCGTCAGGCTTTGTCCTTGACGCGAGGTAGCGCAGGATCTCATCAATGTAAATTTACAGAAGTTCCACGCACACGATGCCCTCCAGGCCTGCCTGCAAGCCCTCACACTCTTCCTTCATGTAAGGCGTCTGTTTGTGTAGCCCCCCCCCGCCAGGGGAGACGCAAGTTGGCTTCGAAGAAGAGTTCACTGATATCTCTGTATCGCCCTGATACTATTGACATCAATTACGACGACCAGCGAGGTGCCTATGAAAGTCCGGGCGAGCATTACAGCTTGGTTGCTGTTGCTGGTACTTCTACCAACGCTAACCTTGCTCTTGTTCTCGGTCTATTCCTCGTATCGCTATGCCGAGGAGCGCCGCATTGCGATTGAAACAGCGCTGGTGCAGAGAGGTGATGCGCTGGCATCGGAGGTTCGCGACCGCTTGGCCAAGTCGCTCGGTTATGTGCAAAGCCTCTCTATTTCCAATGCAGCAAAGGCAGGTGATATAGAAGGGCTTTATAGATATGCGCGCCGCATCCAGGAACTGGACACGGATATTGCAGCCATATCGCTCATCGCCCCGGACAACCGGATGGTTTTCCTGACCCTGCGCCCATTCGGCCAGCAATTTCCGACCAGCGACATTCCGGCTGTTCGAAAAGTATTTGAAACTGGCAAACCGGTACTTTCTGCACCATTCAAATCGCCAATCAGCGATCGGACCGTCGTCGCCCTTGGTGTGCCAGTCATTCGCGATGGCGAGGTGGCCTATTGTTTGCGTGCCGTCATTAGCACAACGGTGCTGAATGCCCTTCTGCAGCCTAGCCAGTTGCCGGATGGCTGGATCGCTTCCTTGATCGGCGCGGATGGAATTCTGGTCGCACGTTCGCACTCGCCAGAGCGTTATGTCGGTCAGGCAGGCCCTCCTCTGCTCATTGAGGCAATGGAAAAGAAAACTGCTGGTGTATGGGATGGCATCAGTAAAGAGGGGGTCCCTACACGCACCATTCTCCGGCCAATTGGAGAATGGGGGTGGTATCTCTCCTTGGGGGTACCGAAGGACTTGCTTCTGGAACCGCTCAAACAGGAGGTGCTGGTAAATGTCCTCTGGGGGGTATCTCTGCTGCTGATTGGTTTGGGTTCTGCGGTGGTCGTTTCCCGGCGCATTGCCAAGTCATTGCGTCAAACCGTTGATGCTACCAAGGCGGTTCTCGGCGGGGCGTCACCACCAGTGCACTCAACCGGCATTGTCGAACTGGATCAGATGCGAGACACACTGACCGAAGTCGATGAGTACGGCCGTCTCCTCGAACAGCAGGTTTCGGTAAGAACCCGCGAATTGGTCGAAGCCAAGGAGCGGATTGCCAGTTTCGCGACACAACTGGAGGATTCGGTTGAAGCGGAACGGCAACGTATTTCACGCGAGGTCCACGATCAGATTGGCGCCGTTCTGACCGGTATCAAGATGATTTTCCGTGGCCTTCCCAAAGGAACTTTGGCTGAGCCACAGGAAAAGGGGCTGCTTGAAGCACTCGATGTTGGCGTCGCAACGGCAAGACGCATTGCCGCAGAGCTCCGCCCTCCGTTGATTGATGACCTTGGTTTGCAAGCTGCGGCAGAGCAACTGCTGGAAACATCACTACGTCCGGTTCGGGTGCTGTACAGCGTCAATCTCGAAGATTGTGATTGTTTGTCCAAACGTCAGACGCTCGGGGTTTATAGAATCATCCAGGAGGCTTGCACCAATGTAGTACGCCACTCCGGGGCTGCCCGCTTTGTCGTTCAAGGGGCGCTCGCCGATGGCGAAATCTATGAAATCTCCATGATCGATGATGGTGTCGGTATGCAAGACGGAGCGACACGCAAAGTGACGCTGGGTATGGCGGGGATGCTGGAGCGCGCCGAACTCATGGGGGGCAGGTTGACTTATACAAGTACGCCCCATCATGGCGTTACACTAAGTCTTGTCCTGCCTGTTACTGCTGAAAAGTTGTCCGATGAAAATTCTGCTGCTTGAAGACCATCCTATCGTTCGCATTGGCGTTCGCCAACTCATCCTCCAGCGTTGGCCAGACGCCGAGGTAGTCGAGGCGGAAACCCTTGCGGCAGCGTTGGAGCTGGCTCGCCGTGATGGCTTGCTGGCAGCCGTCGTCGATCTGAATCTGCCGGATGCAGAAGGTTTGGAGAGCGTTTCCCAATTGCGTAAAGCAGCGCCCCATCTGCGCATTCTTGTTCTGAGCCTGAATGCAGAGACGGCCTATGCAACCCGCGCCCTACAAATGGGGGCAGCCGGTTACCTCAACAAGGATAGAGCCGCCGAAGAACTGGTGACAGCCCTGGAGAGGGTGATGGCCGGCGGACGCTATATCACGGACACCCTGGCCGAGCGACTGGCCGACCTGATGGCGGGAGAGTCGTCCAAAGCCCCGCACGAAGATCTGTCGGCACAAGAGCACCGCGTCCTGGTGCAATTGGCCGAAGGCAAGCGGCTGACAGAAATTGGCGAGCTGATGCATTTGTCGCCCAAGACAGTAACGACCTACAAAACCCGTATCTTCGAAAAGCTGGAGGTTTCCAGCAATGCCGAACTGATTCGTTACTGCATCAGCCATGGGCTGATCGCCGACATCAAGTAGGCTTTCCCCTACGCACGAATCCGGCAAGCCCTAGGCCGACATCAGGGCAACCCGGCATATTTTTGACAGGGCATCGGCAACACTGCAAGCGTCAATTAACGCCTGCAGGAAATAGCCATGAAGCTTGTCATCGTCGAAGACTCCGAACTCATTCGGAACCAACTGGCACACCTGCTGGCCCAGCAGCCGCGCTTTTCGATCATCGGCACCGCCACCGAAGAAGGCGAAGCCGTCAATCTGATCCTCAGCACCAATCCGGATGCGGTGCTGCTCGATCTTTCCCT is a window encoding:
- a CDS encoding tyrosine-type recombinase/integrase; translated protein: MSLTAKEIEHAKPGMHADGNGLYLRVQERGTKSWIFRFQLNGKRREMGIGTLADHPAKSARGKAAELGAMVRSGIDPINQREQAQAEAIAALKASQAKAISFDIAAAEYIKTHKAAWKNTKHAQQWENTLAAYASPVIGSKPIDEITTEDVLQILKPIWTTKTETASRLRSRIELILSYGKAMKWRQGENPALWRGHLDALLPPAAKLKKVRHHPALPYVQISTFMKELRKIPGSGARALEFAILTATRSGEVRLATWREIELDKKLWTVPADRMKANREHWVPLSRQAIALVEALPKFEDCPYLFPGPRDQKPLSDMTLTAVVRRMNTTEDEAPMPWIDPKNGDSIVPHGFRSTFRDWSAEVGHYPRDLAEHALAHSLPDKVEAAYQRGTMLERRAPMMQDWADYIDRKDEPVG
- a CDS encoding response regulator, which codes for MKILLLEDHPIVRIGVRQLILQRWPDAEVVEAETLAAALELARRDGLLAAVVDLNLPDAEGLESVSQLRKAAPHLRILVLSLNAETAYATRALQMGAAGYLNKDRAAEELVTALERVMAGGRYITDTLAERLADLMAGESSKAPHEDLSAQEHRVLVQLAEGKRLTEIGELMHLSPKTVTTYKTRIFEKLEVSSNAELIRYCISHGLIADIK
- a CDS encoding sensor histidine kinase; its protein translation is MKVRASITAWLLLLVLLPTLTLLLFSVYSSYRYAEERRIAIETALVQRGDALASEVRDRLAKSLGYVQSLSISNAAKAGDIEGLYRYARRIQELDTDIAAISLIAPDNRMVFLTLRPFGQQFPTSDIPAVRKVFETGKPVLSAPFKSPISDRTVVALGVPVIRDGEVAYCLRAVISTTVLNALLQPSQLPDGWIASLIGADGILVARSHSPERYVGQAGPPLLIEAMEKKTAGVWDGISKEGVPTRTILRPIGEWGWYLSLGVPKDLLLEPLKQEVLVNVLWGVSLLLIGLGSAVVVSRRIAKSLRQTVDATKAVLGGASPPVHSTGIVELDQMRDTLTEVDEYGRLLEQQVSVRTRELVEAKERIASFATQLEDSVEAERQRISREVHDQIGAVLTGIKMIFRGLPKGTLAEPQEKGLLEALDVGVATARRIAAELRPPLIDDLGLQAAAEQLLETSLRPVRVLYSVNLEDCDCLSKRQTLGVYRIIQEACTNVVRHSGAARFVVQGALADGEIYEISMIDDGVGMQDGATRKVTLGMAGMLERAELMGGRLTYTSTPHHGVTLSLVLPVTAEKLSDENSAA